The Tachyglossus aculeatus isolate mTacAcu1 chromosome 22, mTacAcu1.pri, whole genome shotgun sequence genome window below encodes:
- the LOC119943760 gene encoding olfactory receptor 1102-like translates to MVAVNMHNNSTVTEFVLMGFQVPGEIQIILFLVFLAIYLFTLVGNLGIVGLIRMDSRLHNPMYYFLSVLSFLDACYSSVVTPKMLVNFLVGNKSISFSGCATQMLSLVTFGTTESFLLAAMAYDRYVAISNPLLYTAVMSPRIYVSLIIGSYTGGLLHGILHTTATFSLSFCGSNEIRHFFCDIPPLLSLSCSDTHINELLLFNFVSSIEVVTVLIVLVSYGYILAAILRIRSAQGRHKAFSTCASHLAGVTIYHSTILAAYVRPNSSYSLEHGMVVSLFYTIVIPMLNPVIYSLRNKDVKDAFKKVLEKHFQ, encoded by the coding sequence ATGGTGGCAGTGAACATGCATAATAACTCTACTGTAACTGAGTTTGTTCTGATGGGATTCCAGGTTCCTGGGGAGATACAGATCATCCTGTTCTTGGTGTTTCTAGCCATCTATCTTTTCACTTTGGTGGGGAACCTAGGCATAGTTGGACTGATTAGAATGGACTCCCGGCTTCACAATCCCATGTACTATTTCTTAAGTGTCCTATCTTTTCTGGATGCCTGCTACTCCTCAGTGGTCACCCCCAAGATGTTGGTGAATTTTTTAGTGGGGAATAAATCCATCTCTTTTTCTGGCTGTGCCACACAAATGCTTTCCTTGGTAACCTTTGGAACCACTGAGAGTTTTCTTCTGGCTGCCATGGCTTATGATCGCTATGTGGCCATTTCTAATCCTCTGCTCTACACGGCCGTTATGTCACCCAGAATCTATGTGTCGCTCATCATTGGCTCCTATACTGGTGGCCTCCTGCATGGCATCTTACATACAACTGCCACCTTCAGTTTATCCTTCTGCGGCTCCAATGAAATCAggcattttttctgtgatatcccTCCACTCTTATCCCTCTCCTGCTCCGATACGCACATCAACGAACTGTTACTCTTCAATTTTGTGAGCTCTATCGAGGTGGTCACCGTCCTGATTGTGCTCGTCTCCTACGGCTACATCCTGGCTGCCATTCTGAGGATCCGCTCCGCTCAAGGGAGACACAAGGCTTTTTCAACCTGCGCCTCCCACCTGGCAGGAGTGACCATATATCACAGTACAATACTCGCCGCGTACGTCAGACCCAATTCAAGTTACTCTCTGGAGCATGGCATGGTGGTGTCTCTATTTTATACCATTGTGATTCCCATGTTGAATCCAgtaatttacagtctaaggaacaaggatgtgaaggatGCTTTTAAAAAAGTTTTAGAGAAACATTTTCAGTGA
- the LOC119944056 gene encoding olfactory receptor 5F1-like, which yields MPDLNRTTVTEFVFLGIVDSKELQLILFILFLAVYVVTVLGNLGMMLLIWLDSRLHTPMYFFLISLSFADVCYSSTVTPKMLVDLLSERKTISFVGCFLQMYVFIALATAECILFGLMAYDRYTAICNPLLYTVIMSRAICLKMIMGAYVAGFLNSVIHTSYISSLSFCDSNVIQHFFCDSPPLLKLSCSDTHVNENIIFTCAGLNMLGTLLIILSSYTYILASILRMPSAEGRHKAFSTCASHLTAVIIFYGTLIFTYLRPSSSYSLNEDRVVSVFYTVVIPMLNPLIYSLRNKEVKEALKKLILRNRIPELLKLEESLEEDMQVIVNCFGDSMELWTVMKSEGP from the exons atgcctgACCTAAATCGCACAACCGTGACTGAGTTCGTCTTCCTGGGGATTGTGGACTCCAAGGAGCTCCAGCTCATTCTTTTCATCCTGTTTTTAGCTGTCTATGTGGTCACCGTGCTAGGGAACCTGGGGATGATGTTGTTGATCTGGTTGGATTCACGACTCCATAcccccatgtatttttttctcaTCAGCTTGTCCTTTGCTGATGTTTGCTATTCATCCACCGTCACCCCCAAGATGCTGGTGGATTTATTATCTGAGAGGAAAACCATCTCTTTTGTGGGGTGCTTTCTGCAGATGTATGTTTTCATTGCCTTGGCCACAGCTGAATGTATCCTTTTTGGGTTGATGGCTTATGACCGTTACACTGCCATCTGCAATCCTCTGCTCTATACAGTTATCATGTCCAGGGCAATCTGCCTTAAAATGATCATGGGGGCATATGTTGCAGGCTTCTTGAATTCAGTGATTCATACAAGTTACATAAGTAGCCTGTCTTTCTGTGACTCTAATGTCATCCAACATTTTTTCTGTGATAGCCCTCCACTCCTCAAACTCTCCTGCTCAGACACCCACGTGAATGAAAATATCATTTTCACGTGTGCAGGATTGAATATGTTAGGCACGTTATTGATCATTCTGAGTTCTTATACATATATCCTCGCCTCCATCTTGCGTATGCCCTCAGCCGAGGGTAGgcacaaagccttctctacctgtgcTTCCCACCTGACGGCCGTCATCATATTCTATGGGACGTTAATCTTTACGTATCTACGACCTAGTTCCAGCTATTCACTGAATGAAGATCGTGTGGTGTCAGTCTTCTACACGGTGGTGATCCCCATGCTAAACCCCCTGATCTACAGCTTGAGAAACAAGGAGGTGAAGGAAGCTCTAAAGAAACTGATTTTGAGAAACAGAATTCCC GAACTTTTAAAACTTGAAGAAAGTCTGGAAGAAGATATGCAGGTGATTGTGAACTGCTTCGGAGACAGCATGGAACTATGGACTGTCATGAAGTCTGAGGGACCATGA